In one Candidatus Nealsonbacteria bacterium genomic region, the following are encoded:
- a CDS encoding Ni/Fe hydrogenase subunit alpha — protein MHDNEKIKIDYIAKIEGHASFLADIVKGEIQKARIEVEEGARLIEGILINRKIEELPEIASRICGICPTVHYLTSLKAIESALNVKISEQTLLLRKLMMTGQIMTSHSLHLFFFSCPDFLGLESGLELIKKCPVEASYSIKLRDIGNKITEIIGGRAVHPLTPTVGGFRKLPKRKDLENLKAACLKLLPEVKRLAQFFLKLDYPEFERKTDYICLADNKEYAVHNGKIEGLNTKDFLGKIKEIQISESVVKRTSYRNSYMVGALPRIKNNNQYLNSLAKKIFLESKIQNHYFNPFYNILAQAIEIVHFLEEAIKLIDNILEAGIKEEKPEFQVKDGRGIVAMEAPRGLLFYDVQVAEDGTVSDLNIITPTVQNLANLEKDLEDFENLKDWKKLNKEQKKQKIAMLIRAYDPCITCATH, from the coding sequence ATGCACGATAACGAGAAAATAAAAATTGATTATATTGCTAAAATCGAAGGTCACGCCAGTTTTTTGGCTGACATTGTCAAAGGAGAAATCCAAAAGGCAAGGATAGAAGTTGAAGAAGGAGCAAGGCTTATCGAAGGGATCCTTATAAACAGGAAGATTGAAGAGTTGCCGGAAATAGCTTCCAGAATTTGCGGTATTTGTCCGACAGTCCATTATTTAACGAGCCTAAAGGCAATAGAGTCTGCCCTGAATGTGAAGATTTCTGAACAGACTCTTCTTTTGCGAAAATTAATGATGACAGGCCAGATAATGACCAGTCATAGTCTTCATCTTTTCTTTTTTTCTTGTCCAGATTTTTTGGGATTAGAAAGCGGCCTCGAACTTATTAAAAAATGCCCGGTGGAGGCCTCTTATTCAATAAAATTAAGAGATATTGGCAATAAAATAACAGAAATTATCGGTGGCAGAGCCGTTCATCCTTTAACTCCAACTGTTGGCGGTTTTCGAAAATTACCAAAAAGAAAAGATTTGGAGAATTTAAAAGCTGCTTGCTTAAAGCTTCTTCCCGAGGTTAAAAGATTAGCTCAATTTTTTCTGAAATTAGATTATCCCGAATTTGAAAGGAAAACAGATTATATTTGTTTGGCAGACAATAAAGAATACGCCGTCCATAATGGCAAGATAGAAGGGTTAAATACGAAAGATTTTCTTGGAAAAATAAAAGAGATTCAAATTTCGGAAAGCGTTGTTAAGAGAACATCCTATAGAAACAGTTACATGGTGGGAGCTCTGCCCAGAATAAAAAACAACAATCAGTATTTAAACTCTTTAGCTAAAAAGATTTTCTTAGAGTCTAAAATTCAGAATCACTATTTCAACCCATTTTACAATATTTTAGCTCAAGCAATAGAGATAGTTCATTTTTTAGAAGAGGCAATAAAATTAATAGATAATATTTTAGAGGCAGGGATTAAAGAAGAGAAGCCGGAATTTCAAGTGAAAGACGGCAGAGGAATAGTTGCCATGGAAGCTCCCCGGGGGCTGCTTTTTTATGACGTCCAAGTGGCTGAAGATGGCACAGTATCTGATTTAAATATCATTACTCCTACTGTTCAAAATTTGGCTAACCTCGAAAAAGACTTGGAAGATTTCGAAAATTTAAAAGACTGGAAAAAACTAAATAAAGAACAAAAAAAACAAAAAATCGCCATGCTAATCAGGGCTTACGATCCCTGTATTACGTGCGCCACACATTGA
- a CDS encoding NADH:ubiquinone oxidoreductase: protein MKKKLKVAILALTDCEGCIIEIFNLGDRFLNLLSKIELADFKLFEDSPEPPEYDIAIVEGCPITKRDFRRLKETRRKSKILVALGACACLGGIAKIKNYSDKKKIIDYVYKKPQGIDNPDVRALKEHVKVDFEIPGCPINKEEFIRIMEEYIEGKTPTIPKRPVCFECPLKNNGCLLNKGKICFGPVTLAGCAAPCPQSGFFCDGCRGPLKEKIGLDILKIRLRENFNEKEALSILERFGGKEYFIK from the coding sequence ATGAAAAAAAAACTAAAGGTAGCCATCTTGGCACTGACTGATTGTGAGGGCTGTATAATTGAGATATTTAATCTGGGAGATAGATTTCTAAACCTTCTTTCGAAAATAGAATTAGCTGATTTTAAACTTTTCGAAGATTCACCAGAGCCTCCAGAATATGATATAGCTATTGTTGAAGGTTGCCCAATTACGAAAAGGGATTTTAGAAGATTGAAGGAAACTAGAAGAAAATCAAAGATTTTAGTAGCCTTAGGGGCCTGCGCTTGCTTGGGAGGAATAGCAAAAATTAAAAATTATTCTGACAAGAAAAAAATCATTGACTATGTCTATAAAAAGCCGCAAGGCATAGATAACCCTGATGTGCGAGCGCTGAAAGAGCATGTTAAAGTTGACTTTGAAATTCCGGGTTGCCCGATAAATAAAGAAGAGTTCATAAGAATAATGGAGGAGTATATTGAAGGGAAGACCCCTACAATTCCCAAGAGGCCGGTTTGTTTCGAATGTCCCTTAAAAAATAATGGTTGTCTTTTAAATAAAGGGAAAATTTGCTTCGGCCCTGTGACCTTAGCTGGCTGTGCAGCTCCTTGTCCTCAGTCGGGTTTCTTTTGCGATGGCTGTCGAGGACCATTGAAAGAGAAAATTGGTTTAGATATTTTAAAAATAAGACTAAGAGAAAATTTTAACGAAAAAGAAGCCTTATCTATTTTAGAAAGGTTTGGAGGGAAAGAATATTTTATAAAATAA
- a CDS encoding DMT family transporter, with protein sequence MNKGYLLVFSTAIISGFAIFLSKFGVSVINPYIFTWSKNLIVAILLMGLLFALKDWRVLRNLTKKQWLLLISIGLIGGSIPFLLFFKGLSMTSAVSGSFIHKTMFIYVAFLAILFLKEKIDKRFLLGGFFLILGNLLLLNKLSFSFSLDSGYFLIFLATFFWAIENTISKYVLKELPGRTVAWARMFFGAFFISLFLLGTGQVSLITTLTFTQVSWVLITATILFGYVMTWYSGLKYIPVHQATVILLFGAPITTLLSFAFGKGIIVQDVLAGFLIILGIAFILGIKKILEMINDAKSLLVYARIYPPKF encoded by the coding sequence ATGAACAAAGGTTATCTTTTAGTTTTTTCAACCGCTATAATTTCTGGTTTCGCCATTTTTCTTAGTAAATTTGGCGTCAGCGTTATTAATCCCTATATTTTTACTTGGTCAAAGAATCTAATCGTCGCTATTTTATTGATGGGACTGCTTTTTGCATTGAAAGATTGGCGCGTCTTAAGAAATTTAACCAAAAAACAATGGCTTTTATTGATTTCTATCGGATTAATCGGAGGTAGTATCCCGTTTTTACTATTTTTTAAAGGGCTTTCCATGACCTCTGCTGTCTCAGGCTCTTTTATCCACAAAACAATGTTTATCTATGTAGCTTTTTTGGCGATTTTGTTCTTAAAAGAGAAAATAGATAAAAGATTTCTTTTAGGAGGATTTTTCTTAATTTTAGGTAATTTACTTTTACTAAACAAACTATCCTTTTCATTTTCATTAGATTCAGGATACTTTCTTATTTTCCTGGCAACCTTTTTTTGGGCAATTGAAAATACAATTTCTAAATATGTTTTAAAAGAACTCCCAGGAAGAACCGTTGCCTGGGCAAGAATGTTTTTCGGAGCTTTCTTTATTTCTTTATTTTTATTAGGCACTGGTCAAGTATCTTTGATAACCACTCTGACTTTCACTCAAGTTAGCTGGGTTCTTATTACCGCCACCATTCTCTTTGGTTATGTAATGACCTGGTATAGCGGTTTGAAATATATTCCCGTTCATCAGGCTACGGTTATTTTACTTTTTGGTGCGCCAATAACAACCTTACTTTCTTTTGCGTTCGGGAAAGGAATAATTGTTCAGGATGTTTTAGCTGGATTCTTAATTATTTTAGGAATAGCCTTTATTCTCGGGATAAAAAAGATTTTAGAGATGATTAACGATGCAAAAAGTTTGTTAGTTTATGCTAGGATTTACCCTCCCAAATTTTAA
- a CDS encoding HypC/HybG/HupF family hydrogenase formation chaperone, producing the protein MCLAIPVKITAIKNKKIIIKEAGQEKSASGSLIKTKVGDYVILQNNFVVRKIDKKSAKEIINLTKK; encoded by the coding sequence ATGTGCTTGGCAATACCCGTTAAAATAACTGCTATTAAAAATAAAAAGATTATTATTAAGGAAGCTGGTCAAGAAAAATCGGCCAGCGGTTCTTTAATTAAGACAAAAGTGGGAGATTACGTAATTTTGCAGAACAATTTTGTTGTTAGAAAAATTGATAAAAAATCAGCAAAGGAAATCATAAACTTAACAAAGAAATAG
- a CDS encoding NAD(P)H-hydrate dehydratase yields MQEITREILKKIYPKRPPTGKKYDYGLLTVIGGSEFYSGAPALVALAAFKAGVDMVRVIAPKRAADIIASFSPNLAAYPLKGDWLTKEHVAILLGMIESAEAVSRGKTAVVIGGGMGRSEKTQEAILEFLSQNFTPCVIDADAIHAIGKRPGVISGKNFLITPHSHEFFVLTNKEVHHLSDKDKEKVVQEEAQRLQTTILLKGGTDIISDGKEVAQNKTGSSFMTVGGTGDTLAGIAGAILARGVNAFEAGCGAAHINGLAGERAAKKLGESLTATDVIEAIPEVLSKI; encoded by the coding sequence ATGCAAGAAATTACTAGGGAAATATTAAAAAAAATTTATCCCAAACGACCACCGACGGGAAAAAAATACGACTATGGGCTGTTAACGGTCATTGGGGGATCGGAGTTCTATTCGGGCGCACCGGCCTTAGTAGCTTTGGCTGCTTTTAAAGCAGGAGTAGATATGGTTAGAGTTATTGCCCCCAAAAGAGCGGCTGACATTATTGCTTCCTTCTCCCCAAATTTGGCAGCATATCCTTTAAAAGGAGATTGGCTGACCAAAGAACATGTAGCGATTTTATTGGGAATGATTGAATCAGCTGAAGCTGTTTCTCGTGGGAAGACAGCAGTAGTAATTGGAGGGGGAATGGGTAGATCGGAAAAAACCCAAGAGGCAATTTTAGAATTTCTATCTCAGAATTTTACCCCTTGTGTTATTGATGCCGATGCCATTCATGCTATCGGCAAACGGCCAGGAGTAATTTCTGGTAAAAATTTTTTAATAACCCCTCATTCTCATGAATTTTTTGTTTTAACCAACAAAGAAGTTCATCATCTTTCAGATAAAGACAAAGAAAAAGTTGTCCAAGAAGAGGCTCAAAGATTGCAGACGACAATTTTACTCAAAGGAGGAACAGATATAATTTCAGACGGCAAAGAAGTAGCTCAAAATAAAACCGGCAGTTCTTTTATGACCGTGGGAGGAACTGGTGACACATTGGCTGGAATAGCAGGAGCCATTTTAGCCAGAGGAGTCAATGCCTTTGAGGCAGGATGCGGGGCAGCCCATATTAATGGTTTGGCCGGTGAAAGAGCTGCTAAAAAATTAGGCGAATCATTGACGGCCACCGATGTAATCGAAGCCATTCCCGAGGTTTTATCAAAAATATAG
- a CDS encoding UTP--glucose-1-phosphate uridylyltransferase, with amino-acid sequence MAESKEIKKAIFPLAGLGTRFLPLSKVVSKEFLPLVDKPMVHCLIEEALTAGIEKIIFVIPSSKKEISEYFKRTPKLEKILKERKREDLLEELKKIQELAKKISFSFVIQKEPLGDGQAILLAKNMINKEPAAIFFSDDIIDSKIPCLSQLKQAFKTSQAPILALKKVPPERLPFYGVVGVEKIANRIYKIKEIVEKPPEGTAPSNLAIVGRYIITPEVFDYLKKISSAKNKEIHLSQALAKMIKDGKIIYGYEIEGEWLECGNKLGWLKSHLYLSLKHPEFGPELKKYLKEII; translated from the coding sequence ATGGCCGAATCAAAAGAAATAAAAAAAGCCATTTTTCCTCTTGCCGGACTGGGAACAAGATTCCTTCCTTTGTCGAAGGTCGTAAGTAAAGAATTTTTACCTTTGGTGGATAAACCGATGGTTCATTGTCTTATCGAGGAAGCTTTAACTGCCGGGATTGAAAAAATTATTTTTGTTATTCCTTCAAGCAAAAAGGAAATTTCAGAATATTTCAAAAGAACTCCGAAATTAGAAAAAATCTTAAAAGAAAGAAAAAGAGAAGATCTTTTAGAGGAGCTGAAAAAAATTCAAGAACTTGCAAAAAAAATTTCTTTTTCTTTCGTCATTCAAAAAGAACCATTAGGCGATGGGCAAGCTATTTTATTGGCAAAAAATATGATCAACAAAGAACCCGCAGCCATTTTCTTTAGCGATGATATAATCGATTCTAAAATACCCTGTCTTTCTCAATTAAAACAAGCCTTTAAAACTTCCCAAGCTCCAATTTTAGCCCTTAAGAAAGTGCCGCCAGAAAGACTGCCTTTTTATGGAGTAGTCGGGGTAGAAAAAATTGCCAATCGCATTTATAAAATAAAGGAAATTGTTGAAAAACCCCCGGAAGGAACCGCCCCTTCAAATCTGGCAATTGTCGGTAGGTATATTATTACCCCCGAAGTGTTCGATTACCTTAAAAAAATTTCCTCCGCCAAGAACAAAGAAATTCATCTCAGTCAGGCTTTGGCTAAAATGATAAAAGATGGTAAAATAATTTATGGCTACGAGATCGAAGGAGAGTGGTTAGAGTGTGGAAACAAGCTTGGTTGGTTAAAATCTCACCTTTACCTCTCTTTAAAACATCCTGAATTTGGCCCCGAATTAAAGAAATATTTAAAAGAAATAATATAA
- a CDS encoding cell division protein FtsZ — MPKKSRKRAFRHFRRVADEATSARPSKRRTKKKARQRRVVKKGGIARKKQKKEIEKKIISSFQFRGIRIKVVGIGGGGSSIVSAIAPKLKRVKFLVANTDLQSLRSSAKTAKRFQFGQKLTQGLGTGMNPQLGETAALDEKERIKKVFQGEDLSILVATLGGGAGSGALPVFAKAARDSKNLTLGIFTLPFDFEGKKRKEIAEASLEKLKPNLNAFSIIPNNKIFQIIDQKTPLKEALSVINKILAENLEGLIEMIYLSGLINIDFADVKAVLEGRGRLAYLATVEVQGDNRAEEGVKKILQSPLYEYGIQGAERILFNIIGSKNLTINEVERISKVISSFNPKAKIIFGLSQKDNYQNKIKITLLAVGCEKKTKVKKEAEGVKEIKTKGKKETRSNSIKKEIKEKSLRKRLFSLGGRKDGEKRINIKVSKTALDLKEELKKMEKEIVSRENEWDAPAFLRKKSLKLR, encoded by the coding sequence ATGCCAAAAAAATCTCGAAAACGTGCCTTTCGCCACTTTCGGCGAGTAGCCGATGAGGCTACTTCGGCACGTCCGTCGAAGAGACGGACAAAGAAGAAGGCGAGACAAAGAAGGGTTGTTAAGAAGGGAGGAATAGCTAGGAAAAAACAAAAAAAGGAAATTGAAAAAAAGATCATTTCTTCGTTTCAATTTCGAGGAATTAGGATAAAAGTGGTTGGGATTGGCGGAGGAGGAAGCTCAATTGTCTCAGCGATTGCCCCTAAGTTAAAGAGGGTAAAATTTTTAGTGGCCAATACTGATTTACAATCCTTGAGATCGTCGGCTAAAACAGCAAAACGCTTTCAATTCGGACAAAAACTAACCCAAGGCCTGGGAACAGGAATGAATCCTCAATTAGGAGAAACAGCCGCCTTAGATGAGAAAGAAAGGATCAAGAAGGTATTCCAAGGAGAAGATCTTTCAATCTTGGTAGCTACCTTGGGGGGCGGAGCAGGATCAGGGGCTTTGCCAGTTTTTGCTAAAGCAGCTAGAGATTCAAAAAATCTTACCTTGGGTATTTTCACTTTACCCTTTGATTTTGAAGGAAAAAAGAGAAAAGAAATCGCTGAGGCCTCTTTAGAAAAACTGAAGCCAAATCTAAACGCTTTTTCAATTATTCCCAATAATAAAATTTTTCAAATAATTGACCAGAAAACTCCTCTTAAAGAAGCGTTATCAGTTATAAATAAGATTTTAGCTGAAAACCTTGAAGGTTTAATTGAAATGATTTATTTGTCAGGCTTAATTAATATTGATTTTGCCGACGTAAAAGCTGTTTTAGAGGGAAGGGGTAGATTGGCCTATTTAGCTACAGTCGAAGTTCAGGGAGACAATCGGGCCGAAGAAGGAGTGAAAAAAATTCTTCAGAGCCCGCTTTATGAATATGGGATTCAGGGAGCCGAAAGAATTTTATTTAATATTATAGGCTCCAAAAATTTAACCATTAATGAAGTAGAAAGAATAAGCAAAGTTATTTCAAGCTTTAACCCTAAGGCCAAAATTATTTTCGGACTTTCTCAAAAAGATAACTATCAAAACAAAATCAAAATTACTTTATTAGCTGTAGGCTGTGAAAAGAAAACGAAAGTCAAGAAAGAGGCCGAAGGAGTCAAGGAAATCAAAACAAAAGGGAAAAAAGAAACCCGATCGAATTCTATAAAGAAAGAAATAAAGGAGAAATCTCTCAGAAAGAGGCTGTTTAGCTTGGGGGGCAGGAAAGATGGAGAGAAAAGAATTAATATTAAAGTCAGCAAAACAGCCTTAGATCTAAAAGAAGAGTTAAAGAAGATGGAGAAAGAGATAGTGAGTCGGGAAAACGAATGGGACGCACCGGCTTTTCTGCGAAAAAAATCGCTAAAGTTAAGATAA